A genomic window from Solanum dulcamara chromosome 11, daSolDulc1.2, whole genome shotgun sequence includes:
- the LOC129872865 gene encoding uncharacterized protein LOC129872865 isoform X1, with product MGTANIRDIWTCFSPSLDFFAISSGDGRIKIWDTVKGQVQTEFADIVSMETESLFTKPGGHLSMDYTCMKWLSCDRKKKRKLGTSLLVLGTGSGDVLALDVSAGHLKWRFSDCHPGGVNAISFPSHGSFIYTAGADGLVCKIDSMSGNLLHKFKASTKAISSLSISSDGKILAIATSQLKIFNCLDEKKLQKFSGHPGAVRCMVFSEDGRHVLSSAIGDRHVAVWKLDGSKKKSACCLLAMDHPAVFLDSYNNKYGAENDAGLGVLAISEFGVCYFWHGKSFEELHNRKPTKICTSLDEKILKKHKEAVHSIFSAKLQSIGTSGSGHMFVAYGLLIKPSFEKVMVQPGEDVRLKSSLDGILLPFSQSCKSNQASNTQSQVTALDRANAEGALLPLPMILDQGGLETGNKPIVSKDVIGKQGEDEVTICMEDQLRSLGIISSDYDLSPTSSLDAKILKRISVDASAPQKKMKAAVLSMEPHDAYNFLKALVAAWQSRSSLGTHVLPWICCILVNHNEFVTSQEQRTPLLDSMNKLTKSKVLALNSLLQLSGCLQLVMAQIEKADNKKGSALTLERKMIDSEDDEVDEVMYGIDESQTSSDGDD from the exons ATGGGCACAGCAAACATAAGGGATATTTGGACTTGTTTTAGTCCTTCGTTGGACTTCTTTGCTATAAGTTCTGGTGATGGCCGTATCAAG ATATGGGATACTGTGAAGGGTCAGGTACAGACCGAGTTTGCAGATATTGTGTCAATGGAGACAGAAAGCTTGTTTACTAAGCCAGGAGGTCATCTTTCAATGGATTATACTTGCATGAAGTGGTTATCATGTGACAGAAAG AAAAAGAGGAAGCTTGGAACTTCATTATTGGTGTTAGGTACAGGAAGTGGTGATGTTTTGGCTCTAGATGTATCTGCAGGTCATCTGAAATGGAGATTTAGTGATTGCCATCCTGG CGGTGTCAACGCCATCTCATTCCCTTCACATGGCTCATTCATTTACACTGCTGGTGCTGATGGACTAGTTTGCAAAATTGACTCCATGTCGGGGAATTTACTGCATAAGTTTAAAGCTTCCACTAAAGCAATATCATCTTTATCCATTTCATCAG ATGGGAAAATATTAGCAATAGCAACTTCTCAGTTGAAAATTTTCAATTGCTTGGATGAGAAAAAGCTCCAGAAATTTTCAGGCCACCCT GGGGCTGTCCGGTGTATGGTCTTCTCTGAAGATGGGAGACATGTTCTTTCTTCTGCTATTGGTGACCGACATGTAGCAGTTTGGAAGTTAGATGGTAGCAAAAAGAAATCAGCATGCTGCTTGCTTGCAATGGATCACCCTGCTGTCTTTTTGGATAGCTACAACAATAAATATGGAGCTGAAAATGATGCAGGCTTAGGTGTTTTGGCCATTTCAGAATTTGGTGTTTGCTACTTTTGGCATGGAAAGAGCTTTGAGGAATTGCACAATAGGAAGCCCACAAAGATATGCACATCTTTAGATGAGAAAATACTGAAGAAACATAAAGAAGCCGTGCATAGTATTTTTTCAGCAAAATTGCAATCTATCGGCACATCTGGTTCCGGCCATATGTTTGTTGCATATGGCTTGTTGATaaaaccatcatttgaaaaagTTATGGTGCAGCCTGGGGAGGATGTCAGATTAAAAAGTTCACTTGACGGGATCCTTCTTCCCTTCAGTCAATCTTGCAAATCTAACCAAGCATCCAACACCCAGAGTCAGG TTACTGCTCTCGATCGTGCAAATGCAGAGGGTGCGTTACTTCCTTTGCCTATGATTCTTGATCAGGGGGGCTTGGAGACTGGAAATAAGCCCATAGTTAGCAAAG ATGTCATTGGTAAACAAGGAGAAGATGAGGTCACAATTTGCATGGAGGACCAGTTAAGATCCTTGGGTATAATTAGCAGCGACTATGATCTCTCGCCTACCTCAAGTCTTGATGCTAAGATTTTGAAGAGAATAAGTGTTGATGCTAGTGCACCACAAAAGAAG ATGAAGGCAGCTGTTTTATCCATGGAACCGCATGATGCTTACAACTTTTTGAAAGCCTTGGTTGCTGCATGGCAGTCCAG ATCAAGCTTGGGAACACATGTTCTTCCATGGATATGTTGTATATTGGTGAACCACAATGAATTTGTTACATCGCAGGAACAACGGACGCCTCTTCTGGATTCCATGAACAAG CTTACCAAGTCAAAGGTTTTAGCCCTTAACTCATTATTGCAGTTATCTGGCTGTTTACAACTCGTTATGGCACAG ATCGAGAAGGCTGATAATAAGAAAGGTTCAGCATTAACACTCGAGCGCAAGATGATTGATAGTGAGGATGATGAGGTAGATGAAGTTATGTATGGCATAGATGAATCTCAGACGAGCAGTGATGGGGATGACTAG
- the LOC129872865 gene encoding uncharacterized protein LOC129872865 isoform X3, whose protein sequence is MGTANIRDIWTCFSPSLDFFAISSGDGRIKIWDTVKGQVQTEFADIVSMETESLFTKPGGHLSMDYTCMKWLSCDRKKKRKLGTSLLVLGTGSGDVLALDVSAGHLKWRFSDCHPGGVNAISFPSHGSFIYTAGADGLVCKIDSMSGNLLHKFKASTKAISSLSISSDGKILAIATSQLKIFNCLDEKKLQKFSGHPGAVRCMVFSEDGRHVLSSAIGDRHVAVWKLDGSKKKSACCLLAMDHPAVFLDSYNNKYGAENDAGLGVLAISEFGVCYFWHGKSFEELHNRKPTKICTSLDEKILKKHKEAVHSIFSAKLQSIGTSGSGHMFVAYGLLIKPSFEKVMVQPGEDVRLKSSLDGILLPFSQSCKSNQASNTQSQVTALDRANAEGALLPLPMILDQGGLETGNKPIVSKDVIGKQGEDEVTICMEDQLRSLGIISSDYDLSPTSSLDAKILKRISVDASAPQKKMKAAVLSMEPHDAYNFLKALVAAWQSRSSLGTHVLPWICCILVNHNEFVTSQEQRTPLLDSMNKVSHFLCQFPKN, encoded by the exons ATGGGCACAGCAAACATAAGGGATATTTGGACTTGTTTTAGTCCTTCGTTGGACTTCTTTGCTATAAGTTCTGGTGATGGCCGTATCAAG ATATGGGATACTGTGAAGGGTCAGGTACAGACCGAGTTTGCAGATATTGTGTCAATGGAGACAGAAAGCTTGTTTACTAAGCCAGGAGGTCATCTTTCAATGGATTATACTTGCATGAAGTGGTTATCATGTGACAGAAAG AAAAAGAGGAAGCTTGGAACTTCATTATTGGTGTTAGGTACAGGAAGTGGTGATGTTTTGGCTCTAGATGTATCTGCAGGTCATCTGAAATGGAGATTTAGTGATTGCCATCCTGG CGGTGTCAACGCCATCTCATTCCCTTCACATGGCTCATTCATTTACACTGCTGGTGCTGATGGACTAGTTTGCAAAATTGACTCCATGTCGGGGAATTTACTGCATAAGTTTAAAGCTTCCACTAAAGCAATATCATCTTTATCCATTTCATCAG ATGGGAAAATATTAGCAATAGCAACTTCTCAGTTGAAAATTTTCAATTGCTTGGATGAGAAAAAGCTCCAGAAATTTTCAGGCCACCCT GGGGCTGTCCGGTGTATGGTCTTCTCTGAAGATGGGAGACATGTTCTTTCTTCTGCTATTGGTGACCGACATGTAGCAGTTTGGAAGTTAGATGGTAGCAAAAAGAAATCAGCATGCTGCTTGCTTGCAATGGATCACCCTGCTGTCTTTTTGGATAGCTACAACAATAAATATGGAGCTGAAAATGATGCAGGCTTAGGTGTTTTGGCCATTTCAGAATTTGGTGTTTGCTACTTTTGGCATGGAAAGAGCTTTGAGGAATTGCACAATAGGAAGCCCACAAAGATATGCACATCTTTAGATGAGAAAATACTGAAGAAACATAAAGAAGCCGTGCATAGTATTTTTTCAGCAAAATTGCAATCTATCGGCACATCTGGTTCCGGCCATATGTTTGTTGCATATGGCTTGTTGATaaaaccatcatttgaaaaagTTATGGTGCAGCCTGGGGAGGATGTCAGATTAAAAAGTTCACTTGACGGGATCCTTCTTCCCTTCAGTCAATCTTGCAAATCTAACCAAGCATCCAACACCCAGAGTCAGG TTACTGCTCTCGATCGTGCAAATGCAGAGGGTGCGTTACTTCCTTTGCCTATGATTCTTGATCAGGGGGGCTTGGAGACTGGAAATAAGCCCATAGTTAGCAAAG ATGTCATTGGTAAACAAGGAGAAGATGAGGTCACAATTTGCATGGAGGACCAGTTAAGATCCTTGGGTATAATTAGCAGCGACTATGATCTCTCGCCTACCTCAAGTCTTGATGCTAAGATTTTGAAGAGAATAAGTGTTGATGCTAGTGCACCACAAAAGAAG ATGAAGGCAGCTGTTTTATCCATGGAACCGCATGATGCTTACAACTTTTTGAAAGCCTTGGTTGCTGCATGGCAGTCCAG ATCAAGCTTGGGAACACATGTTCTTCCATGGATATGTTGTATATTGGTGAACCACAATGAATTTGTTACATCGCAGGAACAACGGACGCCTCTTCTGGATTCCATGAACAAG GTGTCACATTTTTTGTGTCAGTTTCCAAAGAATTGA
- the LOC129872865 gene encoding uncharacterized protein LOC129872865 isoform X2, which produces MGTANIRDIWTCFSPSLDFFAISSGDGRIKIWDTVKGQVQTEFADIVSMETESLFTKPGGHLSMDYTCMKWLSCDRKKKRKLGTSLLVLGTGSGDVLALDVSAGHLKWRFSDCHPGGVNAISFPSHGSFIYTAGADGLVCKIDSMSGNLLHKFKASTKAISSLSISSDGKILAIATSQLKIFNCLDEKKLQKFSGHPGAVRCMVFSEDGRHVLSSAIGDRHVAVWKLDGSKKKSACCLLAMDHPAVFLDSYNNKYGAENDAGLGVLAISEFGVCYFWHGKSFEELHNRKPTKICTSLDEKILKKHKEAVHSIFSAKLQSIGTSGSGHMFVAYGLLIKPSFEKVMVQPGEDVRLKSSLDGILLPFSQSCKSNQASNTQSQVTALDRANAEGALLPLPMILDQGGLETGNKPIVSKDVIGKQGEDEVTICMEDQLRSLGIISSDYDLSPTSSLDAKILKRISVDASAPQKKMKAAVLSMEPHDAYNFLKALVAAWQSRSSLGTHVLPWICCILVNHNEFVTSQEQRTPLLDSMNKGWLVESSEVYCSGP; this is translated from the exons ATGGGCACAGCAAACATAAGGGATATTTGGACTTGTTTTAGTCCTTCGTTGGACTTCTTTGCTATAAGTTCTGGTGATGGCCGTATCAAG ATATGGGATACTGTGAAGGGTCAGGTACAGACCGAGTTTGCAGATATTGTGTCAATGGAGACAGAAAGCTTGTTTACTAAGCCAGGAGGTCATCTTTCAATGGATTATACTTGCATGAAGTGGTTATCATGTGACAGAAAG AAAAAGAGGAAGCTTGGAACTTCATTATTGGTGTTAGGTACAGGAAGTGGTGATGTTTTGGCTCTAGATGTATCTGCAGGTCATCTGAAATGGAGATTTAGTGATTGCCATCCTGG CGGTGTCAACGCCATCTCATTCCCTTCACATGGCTCATTCATTTACACTGCTGGTGCTGATGGACTAGTTTGCAAAATTGACTCCATGTCGGGGAATTTACTGCATAAGTTTAAAGCTTCCACTAAAGCAATATCATCTTTATCCATTTCATCAG ATGGGAAAATATTAGCAATAGCAACTTCTCAGTTGAAAATTTTCAATTGCTTGGATGAGAAAAAGCTCCAGAAATTTTCAGGCCACCCT GGGGCTGTCCGGTGTATGGTCTTCTCTGAAGATGGGAGACATGTTCTTTCTTCTGCTATTGGTGACCGACATGTAGCAGTTTGGAAGTTAGATGGTAGCAAAAAGAAATCAGCATGCTGCTTGCTTGCAATGGATCACCCTGCTGTCTTTTTGGATAGCTACAACAATAAATATGGAGCTGAAAATGATGCAGGCTTAGGTGTTTTGGCCATTTCAGAATTTGGTGTTTGCTACTTTTGGCATGGAAAGAGCTTTGAGGAATTGCACAATAGGAAGCCCACAAAGATATGCACATCTTTAGATGAGAAAATACTGAAGAAACATAAAGAAGCCGTGCATAGTATTTTTTCAGCAAAATTGCAATCTATCGGCACATCTGGTTCCGGCCATATGTTTGTTGCATATGGCTTGTTGATaaaaccatcatttgaaaaagTTATGGTGCAGCCTGGGGAGGATGTCAGATTAAAAAGTTCACTTGACGGGATCCTTCTTCCCTTCAGTCAATCTTGCAAATCTAACCAAGCATCCAACACCCAGAGTCAGG TTACTGCTCTCGATCGTGCAAATGCAGAGGGTGCGTTACTTCCTTTGCCTATGATTCTTGATCAGGGGGGCTTGGAGACTGGAAATAAGCCCATAGTTAGCAAAG ATGTCATTGGTAAACAAGGAGAAGATGAGGTCACAATTTGCATGGAGGACCAGTTAAGATCCTTGGGTATAATTAGCAGCGACTATGATCTCTCGCCTACCTCAAGTCTTGATGCTAAGATTTTGAAGAGAATAAGTGTTGATGCTAGTGCACCACAAAAGAAG ATGAAGGCAGCTGTTTTATCCATGGAACCGCATGATGCTTACAACTTTTTGAAAGCCTTGGTTGCTGCATGGCAGTCCAG ATCAAGCTTGGGAACACATGTTCTTCCATGGATATGTTGTATATTGGTGAACCACAATGAATTTGTTACATCGCAGGAACAACGGACGCCTCTTCTGGATTCCATGAACAAG GGGTGGTTGGTGGAGTCATCTGAAGTGTATTGTAGTGGCCCTTGA
- the LOC129872865 gene encoding uncharacterized protein LOC129872865 isoform X4 — MGTANIRDIWTCFSPSLDFFAISSGDGRIKIWDTVKGQVQTEFADIVSMETESLFTKPGGHLSMDYTCMKWLSCDRKKKRKLGTSLLVLGTGSGDVLALDVSAGHLKWRFSDCHPGGVNAISFPSHGSFIYTAGADGLVCKIDSMSGNLLHKFKASTKAISSLSISSDGKILAIATSQLKIFNCLDEKKLQKFSGHPGAVRCMVFSEDGRHVLSSAIGDRHVAVWKLDGSKKKSACCLLAMDHPAVFLDSYNNKYGAENDAGLGVLAISEFGVCYFWHGKSFEELHNRKPTKICTSLDEKILKKHKEAVHSIFSAKLQSIGTSGSGHMFVAYGLLIKPSFEKVMVQPGEDVRLKSSLDGILLPFSQSCKSNQASNTQSQVTALDRANAEGALLPLPMILDQGGLETGNKPIVSKDVIGKQGEDEVTICMEDQLRSLGIISSDYDLSPTSSLDAKILKRISVDASAPQKKMKAAVLSMEPHDAYNFLKALVAAWQSRWDLQTL; from the exons ATGGGCACAGCAAACATAAGGGATATTTGGACTTGTTTTAGTCCTTCGTTGGACTTCTTTGCTATAAGTTCTGGTGATGGCCGTATCAAG ATATGGGATACTGTGAAGGGTCAGGTACAGACCGAGTTTGCAGATATTGTGTCAATGGAGACAGAAAGCTTGTTTACTAAGCCAGGAGGTCATCTTTCAATGGATTATACTTGCATGAAGTGGTTATCATGTGACAGAAAG AAAAAGAGGAAGCTTGGAACTTCATTATTGGTGTTAGGTACAGGAAGTGGTGATGTTTTGGCTCTAGATGTATCTGCAGGTCATCTGAAATGGAGATTTAGTGATTGCCATCCTGG CGGTGTCAACGCCATCTCATTCCCTTCACATGGCTCATTCATTTACACTGCTGGTGCTGATGGACTAGTTTGCAAAATTGACTCCATGTCGGGGAATTTACTGCATAAGTTTAAAGCTTCCACTAAAGCAATATCATCTTTATCCATTTCATCAG ATGGGAAAATATTAGCAATAGCAACTTCTCAGTTGAAAATTTTCAATTGCTTGGATGAGAAAAAGCTCCAGAAATTTTCAGGCCACCCT GGGGCTGTCCGGTGTATGGTCTTCTCTGAAGATGGGAGACATGTTCTTTCTTCTGCTATTGGTGACCGACATGTAGCAGTTTGGAAGTTAGATGGTAGCAAAAAGAAATCAGCATGCTGCTTGCTTGCAATGGATCACCCTGCTGTCTTTTTGGATAGCTACAACAATAAATATGGAGCTGAAAATGATGCAGGCTTAGGTGTTTTGGCCATTTCAGAATTTGGTGTTTGCTACTTTTGGCATGGAAAGAGCTTTGAGGAATTGCACAATAGGAAGCCCACAAAGATATGCACATCTTTAGATGAGAAAATACTGAAGAAACATAAAGAAGCCGTGCATAGTATTTTTTCAGCAAAATTGCAATCTATCGGCACATCTGGTTCCGGCCATATGTTTGTTGCATATGGCTTGTTGATaaaaccatcatttgaaaaagTTATGGTGCAGCCTGGGGAGGATGTCAGATTAAAAAGTTCACTTGACGGGATCCTTCTTCCCTTCAGTCAATCTTGCAAATCTAACCAAGCATCCAACACCCAGAGTCAGG TTACTGCTCTCGATCGTGCAAATGCAGAGGGTGCGTTACTTCCTTTGCCTATGATTCTTGATCAGGGGGGCTTGGAGACTGGAAATAAGCCCATAGTTAGCAAAG ATGTCATTGGTAAACAAGGAGAAGATGAGGTCACAATTTGCATGGAGGACCAGTTAAGATCCTTGGGTATAATTAGCAGCGACTATGATCTCTCGCCTACCTCAAGTCTTGATGCTAAGATTTTGAAGAGAATAAGTGTTGATGCTAGTGCACCACAAAAGAAG ATGAAGGCAGCTGTTTTATCCATGGAACCGCATGATGCTTACAACTTTTTGAAAGCCTTGGTTGCTGCATGGCAGTCCAGGTGGGATCTTCAAACCCTTTAA